Genomic DNA from Azospirillum brasilense:
TTTTTCTGTATCTGGCCCCCTTACAGCCGCCCCGCCCCGAACGTGTCGCAAGCGTTCAGCTCGCCACGCTCCAGACCGGTGCGGAACCATTGCACCCGTTGGGCGGAACTGCCGTGGGTGAAGCTGTCCGGCGTAACCGTGCCGCGGGACTGGCGCTGCAGGCGGTCGTCGCCGATGGCGCTGGCCGCCGCCAGGGCCTCCTCGACGTCGCCGGGCTCGATGATCTGGCGCTCTCGGTTGGCGTGGTTGGCCCACAGGCCGGCGAAGCAGTCGGCCTGAAGCTCCAGCCGTACCGACAGCCCGTTGGCCTCGGCCTGCGATCCGGCCTGCCGCTGGGCCTGCTGCACCCGGTCGGAAATGCCCAGCAGGTTCTGCACATGATGGCCGACCTCATGGGCGATCACATAGGCCTGGGCGAAGTCGCCCGGCGCGCGGAAACGGTCGCGCAGGTCGCGGTAGAAGCTGAGGTCGATGTACACCTTGCGGTCCTGCGGACAGTAGAAGGGACCCATCGCCGCCTGGGCGAAACCGCAGCCCGAATCCACCGTGCCGGAGAACAGCACCAGCGCCGGGTCCTGGTAGGTCCGCCCGATCTGCTGGAACTGGGCGGCCCAGGTGTCCTCCGTGTCGGCGAGGACGACCGAGACGAAGCGCTTCAACTCGTCGTCGCCACCGCCGCGCGGGGCGTCGGACTGCTCGTAACGGGCCTGCTCCTGCGGCGCCGTGCCCTGCAGCAGGTCCAGCGGGTTGATGCCGAGCAGAAGCGACACCACCACGATCACCGCCAGCCCGCCGATGCCGATCCCGCCGCGCCCGATGGGGATGCCGATCCCGCCGGTGCGGAACCCGCCGCTTCCAGGCGCGCCGCGCCGGTCCTCGACATTCTCGCTCTCGCGACCGTCCTGCCACCGCATCGCCCATTCCTCCCCCGACGCATTGCCAGAGGAAAACCGGCGAGGGGCACGGCTGTTCCGGCGCTCCGCCGGATGCGTCAACCGCGCGCTTGACCGCAAGCGGGGCCGTGCCATTTCCTAAGGCATGAACCACCGCTCCTTCGTCCCGACGGAACCCGCAACCGACACCGGCCCGCTGCCCTTCCGCGTGCACTGGTGGCAGGCTCTGGTCTTCTGGCTGCTCACCAACACCTACGGCGTGTTCGAGAGGGGCGGGGAGCCGTTTCCCGGCTATCAGCCCTCGCCGCTGCAGCCGCCGGGCTGGGCCTTTCCCGTCGTCTGGTTCAGCATCAGCCTGATCCAGCTCTGGGGCTGCGTGCGGCTGCTGAACGCGCCCTGGACGATCCGCTGGCGCCCGGCGCTGATCGGCATGCAGGGGGCGCTGTGGCTGCTCTACGCCAGCTTCGGCTTCGCCTATTTCACGATGGGCAGCCCGATCCTGGCGGCGGCCTGGACCATCGCCTACTTCATCATCGCCTCGACCTGCGTGCTTCTGGTCTGGCCGGACGACCGCGCCATCGCGGCGAGCTGGCTGCCGCTGGTGCTGTGGACCGGCTTCGCCTCCATCGTCGCCGTCCATGGCGTGGTCCTGAACCCGGACCCGCTGTTCGGGCTGGGGCCGGGGCTGGGGACGCGCTGATCAGCCGCGGTAGCGGTGCGTCGCCCCGGTGAAGTCCTCCGCGAGATAGCCGCCCTCGCCATCGGGCCGCACCCAGCCCGGCGCGGCTGGGGCCTTGCCGTGCCCGCCGGGGATATCCAGCACATAGGTCGGCTGGCAGAGACCGGAGACGCGCCCGCGCAGCCCCTTCACCAGCGCCTGCCCCTCGGCCAGGGTCGGGCGGAAATGGCTGGTGCCGGCGGCGAGGTCGGGATGGTGCAGGTAATAGGGCTTGATCCGGTTGCGCACCAATCCCCGGAACAGCGCCTCCAGCGCCGCCGCCTCGTCGTTGATGCCCTTCAGCAGCACCGTCTGGCCGAGCAGGGGAATGCCGGCATCGGCCAGACGGGCGATGGCGCCGCGCGCCGGCTCCGTCAATTCGTCGGCGTGGTTGACATGGATGGCCATCCAAGTCGCCAGCTCCGGCGCCTTCAGCGCCTCGACCAGCTCCGCCGTCACGCGCGCCGGGTCGGCGACGGGGATGCGGGTGTGCAGCCGGACCACCCCGACATGGGGAATATCCGACAGGCTGCGGACAATGTGCGACAGCCGCCGCGGCGACAGCAGCAGCGGATCGCCGCCGGTCACCACGACCTCCCACACCTCGGGGTGTGTACGCACGTACGCCAGCGCGGCGTCCAGCTCCTCGGGCGACAGGGCCTCGCCGCCGGGACCGACCATTTCCCGCCGGAAGCAGAAACGGCAATAGACCGCGCAGGCGTGCAGCGGCTTCAGCAGGACCCGGTCCGGGTAGCGATGGACGATGCCCTTCACCGGGCTGCGCGCCACGTCGCCGATGGGGTCCGCGCGCTCCTCCGGAGCGGTGTACGCCTCCTCCGGAGAGGGGACGTACTGCGCGTACAGGGGATCGCCGGGAGCGGCGTCCGCCAGCGTTTCCAGCAGGTACGGGGTCAGGGCGATGGCGTAGCGGTCGGCCACGGCGGCCACGGCCTCGCCCGCCGCGGGCGTCATCAGCCCGGCGGCCACCAGATCGGTCACGCTGTGGGCTGCCTTCATCGCTCGTTCCCGATCCGCCGCTTTGCGCCTATCATGAGAGGCCCGCTCATACTCCTGCAGGACCCATGCTGTCGACTCTTCCCCGCCTGATCGGCCACCGCGGCGCCAAGGAAAACGCGCCGGAAAACACGCTCGCCAGCCTGCGCGAGGCCGCCCGCCAGGGCGCCGCCTGGGTCGAGGTCGACGTGATGCTCACCCGCGACCGCGTGCCGGTGCTGATCCACGACGACACGCTGGAGCGCACCACCAACGGCGCCGGACCGGTGCCCGACTTCACCCTGGCGGAGCTGAAGGCGCTGGACGCCGGTTCCTGGTTCGACGCCCGTTTCGCCGGCGAAACGGTGCCGACCCTGGAGGAGGCGCTGGGCGTGATCCGCAAGTTGGGCCTGGGTCTCAATCTGGAGATCAAACCCTATCCCGGCCAGGAGGTGGCGACGGCGGAAGCCGCGCTGGATCTGCTGACGCGGCTGTGGCCGAGCGGCCTGCCCCTGCTGGTGTCCAGCTTCGAGGTGCCCTGCCTGGAGGTGGCGCGCGACCGGGCGCCGGAGATTCCGCGCGGCTACCTGCTGTGGGACCCGCCGGCCGACTGGGCGGCCATCGCCGACCGCATCGGCGCGGCCACGCTGAACGTCCACCAGAACCGCCAGACGGCGGAGAGCGTCGCCGCCTACCGTGCCACCGGGCGCCCGGTGCTGGCCTACACGGTCAACGACGCGGCGCGGGCTCGCACGCTGTTCGGCTGGGGTGTGGCCGGCGTCTTCACCGACGCGCCGGGCCGGCTGGCGGCGGAACTGGCCGAACAGACGCCCCTGTGACGCGGTTGCCGTTGGGACCGTCGGTTGACGTTTGGGGACATGTCGCTGTGACAGATTTTTTTCTAACACCGCGAATCCGCTCGTCCGCACGGAAATTTCCTCATATATAGATCGCTCATGGCGGCATGGGCCGTCGGGGGCATGACTCCCGGCGGCGTTTTTCGTCGTCTTTCGGGTCGCGCTGTCCGGGTGCCCGCGCGCGGGCGCTCTCATGGTCTTGGAGGTTTCGTTGAAGGCGCTTAAGCCGTTGCTGATGTCTGGCCGGGAGGTTCTGCCGCTCGTCGAGGGTGGCAAGGGAATTGCCGTCTCCAACGGGGAAAGCTCGGGCGCCTGGGCGGCGGCCGGGGGTATCGGAACATTCTCGGGCGTGAACGCCGACAGCTACGACGAGAACGGGAATCTCCTGCCGCAGATCTATCACGGCAAAACCCGCCGCGAGCGCCATGACGAGTTGATCAAGTTCGGCATCCAGGGCGGCATCGCGCAGGCGCGCATCGCGCACGAGGCGTCGAACGGCCAGGGCCGCATCCACATGAACGTCCTGTGGGAGATGGGCGGCGCCGAGCACATCCTGCACGGCGTGCTGGAAGGCTCCCAGGGCATGATCCACGGCGTCACCTGCGGCGCCGGCATGCCCTACCGCGTGGCGGAGATCGCCGTTCACTACGGTGTGCACTACTACCCCATCGTCTCCTCGGCCCGTGCCTTCCGCGCCCTGTGGCTGCGCGCCTACCACAAGTTCCGCGAGAACCTGGGCGGCGTGGTCTACGAGGACCCGTGGCTGGCCGGCGGCCACAACGGCCTGTCCAACTCCGAGGACCCGCTGAAGCCGGAGGATCCGTTCCCCCGCGTCCTGGCGCTGCGCCAGATGATGAACAGCTTCGGCCTGAACGACACCCCCATCGTCATGGCGGGCGGCGTCTGGTGGCTGTCGGACTGGGAAGACTGGATCGACAACCCCGACCTCGGCCCGGTGGCCTTCCAGTTCGGCACGCGCCCGCTGCTGACCCAGGAAAGCCCGATCTCCAACGCCTGGAAGCAGCGTCTGCTGACCCTGAAGGAAGGCGACGTCTTCCTGAACCGCTTCTCGCCGACGGGCTTCTACTCCTCCGCCGTCAAGAATCCGTTCCTGATGGACCTGATGGCCCGCTCGGAGCGTCAGGTGGCCTATCTGCCCAAGCCGGTGGGCGAGCATTCCGCCGAACTGCCGCTGGGCCCGCGCGGCCGCCCGGTCTATGTGACCGAGACGGACAAAG
This window encodes:
- the ypfJ gene encoding KPN_02809 family neutral zinc metallopeptidase; protein product: MRWQDGRESENVEDRRGAPGSGGFRTGGIGIPIGRGGIGIGGLAVIVVVSLLLGINPLDLLQGTAPQEQARYEQSDAPRGGGDDELKRFVSVVLADTEDTWAAQFQQIGRTYQDPALVLFSGTVDSGCGFAQAAMGPFYCPQDRKVYIDLSFYRDLRDRFRAPGDFAQAYVIAHEVGHHVQNLLGISDRVQQAQRQAGSQAEANGLSVRLELQADCFAGLWANHANRERQIIEPGDVEEALAAASAIGDDRLQRQSRGTVTPDSFTHGSSAQRVQWFRTGLERGELNACDTFGAGRL
- a CDS encoding TspO/MBR family protein, which encodes MNHRSFVPTEPATDTGPLPFRVHWWQALVFWLLTNTYGVFERGGEPFPGYQPSPLQPPGWAFPVVWFSISLIQLWGCVRLLNAPWTIRWRPALIGMQGALWLLYASFGFAYFTMGSPILAAAWTIAYFIIASTCVLLVWPDDRAIAASWLPLVLWTGFASIVAVHGVVLNPDPLFGLGPGLGTR
- a CDS encoding lysine-2,3-aminomutase-like protein, which codes for MKAAHSVTDLVAAGLMTPAAGEAVAAVADRYAIALTPYLLETLADAAPGDPLYAQYVPSPEEAYTAPEERADPIGDVARSPVKGIVHRYPDRVLLKPLHACAVYCRFCFRREMVGPGGEALSPEELDAALAYVRTHPEVWEVVVTGGDPLLLSPRRLSHIVRSLSDIPHVGVVRLHTRIPVADPARVTAELVEALKAPELATWMAIHVNHADELTEPARGAIARLADAGIPLLGQTVLLKGINDEAAALEALFRGLVRNRIKPYYLHHPDLAAGTSHFRPTLAEGQALVKGLRGRVSGLCQPTYVLDIPGGHGKAPAAPGWVRPDGEGGYLAEDFTGATHRYRG
- a CDS encoding glycerophosphoryl diester phosphodiesterase; translated protein: MLSTLPRLIGHRGAKENAPENTLASLREAARQGAAWVEVDVMLTRDRVPVLIHDDTLERTTNGAGPVPDFTLAELKALDAGSWFDARFAGETVPTLEEALGVIRKLGLGLNLEIKPYPGQEVATAEAALDLLTRLWPSGLPLLVSSFEVPCLEVARDRAPEIPRGYLLWDPPADWAAIADRIGAATLNVHQNRQTAESVAAYRATGRPVLAYTVNDAARARTLFGWGVAGVFTDAPGRLAAELAEQTPL
- a CDS encoding NAD(P)H-dependent flavin oxidoreductase, translated to MKALKPLLMSGREVLPLVEGGKGIAVSNGESSGAWAAAGGIGTFSGVNADSYDENGNLLPQIYHGKTRRERHDELIKFGIQGGIAQARIAHEASNGQGRIHMNVLWEMGGAEHILHGVLEGSQGMIHGVTCGAGMPYRVAEIAVHYGVHYYPIVSSARAFRALWLRAYHKFRENLGGVVYEDPWLAGGHNGLSNSEDPLKPEDPFPRVLALRQMMNSFGLNDTPIVMAGGVWWLSDWEDWIDNPDLGPVAFQFGTRPLLTQESPISNAWKQRLLTLKEGDVFLNRFSPTGFYSSAVKNPFLMDLMARSERQVAYLPKPVGEHSAELPLGPRGRPVYVTETDKARAEGWLSQGFTSGLKTPDSTVIFVTPEQAERIHRDQVDCMGCLSACNFSNWAQNEEGTNGKRADPRSYCIQKTLQAVSHTDDCENQLMFAGHNAFRFASDPYYKDGFIPTVKQLVERIATGY